The Cervus elaphus chromosome 12, mCerEla1.1, whole genome shotgun sequence genome includes a region encoding these proteins:
- the COQ6 gene encoding ubiquinone biosynthesis monooxygenase COQ6, mitochondrial, translated as MFRSVQFSRSDTAQVSAMVAHLARVQWGAVFAAAQKGPRVSCRRWAGASADNVYDVVVSGGGLVGSAMACALGHDIHFCDKKILLLEAGPKKVLEKLPETYSNRVSSISPGSATLLSSFGAWDHICNMRYRAFRRMQVWDACSEALIMFDKDNLDDMGYIVENDVIMHALSKQLEAVSDRVTVLYKSRAVSYTWPYPFSMADSSPWVHITLGDGRTLQTKLLIGADGHNSGVRQAAGIQNVSWNYDQSAVVATLHLSEATENNVAWQRFLPSGPIALLPLSDTLSSLVWSTSHEHAAELVSMEEEEFVDAINSAFWSDVNHTDFIDSAGSMLQSAVAFLKPTRVSARQLPPSVARVDARSRVLFPLGLGHAAEYVRPRLALIGDAAHRVHPLAGQGVNMGFGDISSLLHHLSTAAFNGRDLGSMSHLTSYETDRQRHNTALLAATDLLKRLYSTRATPLVLLRTWGLQATNAVSPLKEQIMAFASK; from the exons ATGTTccgttccgttcagttcagtcgctcagataCGGCGCAGGTCAGCGCCATGGTGGCCCACCTGGCCAGGGTCCAGTGGGGCGCTGTCTTTGCCGCTGCCCAGAAGGGCCCGCGGGTCTCCTGCCGGAGGTGGGCTGGCGCCTCGGCGGACAACGTGTACGATGTGGTGGTGTCAGGGGGAGGCCTGGTAGGCTCCGCTATGGCTTGTGCCTTAG gacatgATATTCACTTTTGTGACAAGAAAATCCTGTTGTTAGAAGCAGGTCCAAAGAAAGTACTGGAGAAATTGCCAGAAACTTACAGCAACAGGGTCAGCTCCATCTCCCCTGGCTCGGCAACCCTTCTCAGTA GTTTTGGTGCCTGGGACCACATCTGCAACATGAGATATAGAGCCTTTCGGCGAATGCAG GTGTGGGATGCCTGCTCAGAGGCCCTGATAATGTTCGATAAGGATAATTTAGATGACATGGGCTATATAGTGGAGAACGATGTCATCATGCATGCTCTCAGTAAGCAGCTGGAGGCTGTGTCAG ACCGAGTGACCGTTCTCTACAAGAGCAGAGCAGTCAGCTATACCTGGCCTTATCCATTTTCCATGGCAGACTCCAGCCCTTGGGTTCATATTACCCTAGGTGATGGCAGAACCCTCCAGACCAAATTGTTG ATTGGTGCAGACGGTCACAACTCAGGAGTGCGGCAGGCTGCGGGAATCCAGAATGTTAGCTGGAACTATGACCAATCCGCTGTCGTGGCTACTCTGCATTTATCGGAG GCCACTGAAAACAATGTAGCTTGGCAGAGATTTCTCCCCTCTGGGCCCATTGCTCTGCTTCCG CTCTCAGACACTCTGAGTTCCTTGGTTTGGTCTACATCCCATGAACATGCAGCAGAGCTGGTCAgcatggaggaggaggagtttGTGGATGCCATTAACTCCGCCTTT TGGAGTGATGTGAACCACACAGACTTCATCGACTCAGCTGGCTCCATGCTGCAGTCCGCAGTTGCCTTTCTGAAGCCCACTAGAGTCTCAGCTCGCCAGCTGCCCCCGAGTGTAGCCAGGGTGGACGCCAGAAGCCGAGTCCTGTTTCCTCTTGGGTTGGGACATGCTGCCGAGTACGTCCGGCCTCGGCTGGCCCTCATTGG GGATGCAGCCCACAGGGTCCATCCACTTGCAGGGCAAGGTGTCAACATGGGCTTTGGGGATATCTCCAGCTTGCTCCATCACCTCAGTACTGCAGCCTTCAATGGCAGAGACTTAG GCTCCATGAGCCACCTCACAAGTTATGAAACAGACCGACAGCGCCACAACACCGCTCTTCTGGCCGCTACGGACCTGCTGAAAAGGCTCTATTCCACCAGGGCCACCCCCCTCGTGCTGCTCAGGACCTGGGGCCTGCAGGCCACGAATGCAGTGTCTCCACTCAAA GAGCAGATTATGGCCTTTGCAAGCAAATGA
- the FAM161B gene encoding protein FAM161B, whose amino-acid sequence MTVGRSAGASGGAQWSHQIFSPKSSSDTDADEELYGDGLVLPRASKLSEFLGPEEETDSTSDSTGSFFETLQALRQKDRRCWLESLYPSDPDSDESLSEEDEDPERFLQDKGRGKPQVQYPPSSRCGSVRRCSSWGTLPSRTPKAHPQPPSGLRPPSQHRSISSWASSITVPQPFRMTLREARKKAQWLASPASFEPERRQAEKQGQEEAECHRQFRAQPVPAHVYLPLYQEVMERNEARRRAGIQKRKELLLSSLKPFSFLEKEEQRKQAALQRHLAATAATAKVPKQKATRRIPKSILEPALGDKLQEAELLRKIRIHMRALDTLQKASSPIAPSSSQADRQPRTATRTREEKLGFLHTDFGFQPRVNPAIPNYEELYKAFQKQAAKRRDTREATRNKPFLLRTASRCHTRRPCDVAASEGRKESPEPPATRLSRSRSLNGLASLSANTLPVHITDATRKRETAVRCSLEKKDKADESTQWLEMHKKKCQAISKSVTLRAKAMDPHKSLEEVFKAKLKENRNNDRKRAKEYKKELEEMKERIQRRPYLFEQVTKDLARKEAEQRYRDTLKQAGLDEDFVRNKGQGSRALQWKEQWEVGDCPSTHETTKVGIRNPQQDLEESLERFQVP is encoded by the exons ATGACCGTGGGGAGGTCTGCAGGAGCCTCCGGCGGCGCTCAGTGGAGCCATCAG atattttcccccaaatcctcCTCAGACACAGACGCAGACGAAGAGCTGTACGGGGATGGGCTGGTTTTGCCCAGGGCCAGCAAACTCAGTGAGTTCCTCGGTCCAGAGGAGGAGACAGACTCTACTTCTGACTCAACTGGGAGCTTTTTCGAGACTCTGCAGGCACTGAGGCAGAAAGACAGGCGGTGCTGGTTGGAATCCCTTTATCCGTCTGACCCAGACAGTGATGAGAGCCTCTCTGAAGAGGATGAGGACCCGGAGCGTTTCCTCCAAGACAAAGGCAGGGGGAAGCCACAGGTGCAGTACCCCCCATCTTCGAG GTGTGGCTCCGTGAGGCGCTGCAGCTCCTGGGGCACCCTGCCCTCCCGTACTCCCAAGGCTCATCCGCAGCCACCGTCCGGCCTCAGGCCTCCCTCCCAGCACAGAAGCATCAGCTCCTGGGCGTCATCCATCACTGTCCCTCAGCCATTCCGCATGACGCTGCGCGAGGCCAGGAAGAAGGCGCAGTGGCTGGCCTCCCCTGCCTCCTTTGAGCCCGAGAGGCGGCAGGCCGAGAAACAGGGCCAGGAGGAGGCCGAGTGCCACCGGCAGTTCCGGGCCCAGCCCGTGCCCGCCCACGTCTACCTGCCCCTCTATCAGGAGGTCATGGAGCGCAACGAGGCGCGCAGGCGGGCAGGGATCCAGAAGAGGAAGGAACTGCTCCTCTCTTCCTTGAAGCCCTTCAGCTTCCTAGAGAAGGAGGAGCAGAGAAAGCAAGCTGCTCTGCAGAGGCACCTGGCCGCCACTGCCGCTACAGCCAAAGTCCCCAAGCAGAAGGCCACAAGGAGGATCCCCAAGTCCATTCTGGAGCCAGCCCTCGGGGACAAACTCCAGG AAGCTGAGCTCCTTAGGAAAATTCGCATCCATATGAGAGCCTTAGACACGCTCCAGAAGGCCTCATCCCCCATCGCCCCCTCCAGTAGCCAGGCTGACCGACAGCCTCGAACAGCCACACGGACCCGGGAGGAAAAGCTTGGGTTTCTGCACACTGACTTTGGATTCCAGCCTCGGGTGAATCCTGCCATCCCTAATTACGAAGAACTTTACAAGGCCTTCCAGAAGCAAGCTGCCAAGAGAAGAGACACCCGGGAGGCAACGCGCAACAAGCCCTTCTTGCTGAGAACTGCCAGCCGGTGTCACACTCGGAGGCCCTGTGATGTCGCTGCCTCTGAAGGTAGAAAG GAATCTCCAGAGCCACCCGCCACACGCCTGTCGAGAAGTCGTTCTCTGAATGGCCTTGCTTCCCTCTCTGCCAACACCCTCCCCGTACATATCACAGATGCCACCAGGAAGCGGGAAACTGCGGTCCG ATGTTCACTTGAGAAAAAGGACAAAGCAGATGAAAGTACTCAGTGGTTGGAGATGCACAAAAAGAAGTGTCAGGCAATATCTAAATCTGTCACCTTGCGTGCAAAAGCCATGGATCCCCATAAGAGCCTGGAGGAGGTGTTCAAAGCAAAGCTCAAAGAGAATCG GAACAATGACCGTAAAAGAGCAAAAGAGTATAAGAAAGAACTggaggaaatgaaggaaagaatacaAAGGCGGCCGTATCTCTTCGAACAGGTTACCAAG GACCTTGCCAGGAAGGAAGCAGAACAGCGGTATCGAGACACCCTGAAgcaggctgggctggatgaagactTTGTGAGGAACAAGGGTCAGGGCAGCCGGGCTCTACAGTGGAAGGAGCAGTGGGAAGTCGGTGATTGTCCCAG CACTCATGAAACTACAAAAGTTGGCATCAGGAATCCACAGCAGGATTTAGAAGAATCTCTGGAAAGATTTCAAGTCCCATGA